One Elaeis guineensis isolate ETL-2024a chromosome 10, EG11, whole genome shotgun sequence genomic window carries:
- the LOC105053281 gene encoding vacuolar iron transporter homolog 5 has protein sequence MKAAELANGRSERKLSVPDEPHGGDEKETRAQRAQWLRAAVLGANDGLLSTASLMLGVGSAKEDRRSMIVSGAAGAVAGAFSMTVGEFVSVSMQRDIEMEGRKTKSVEQTAMASAIKNFTPPPPPPPSPAILAAASPPLALSGLSAGRSPMMRAIAAARSREVGKGDDGEPLPSPIKAAAASGLAFMAGSLVPFLSSAFISHHWIRLLVLAIVTSVALAAFGGLGAYLGGSQVRTSAMRVLIGGWVAMGVTYLLLKPLGKDHKDG, from the coding sequence ATGAAAGCAGCAGAGCTTGCCAACGGGCGCTCCGAGCGTAAGCTCTCGGTGCCTGATGAACCTCATGGCGGCGACGAGAAGGAAACACGAGCACAGCGAGCTCAGTGGCTCCGAGCTGCAGTCTTAGGCGCCAACGATGGCCTACTGTCCACAGCTTCTCTCATGCTTGGAGTTGGATCAGCCAAGGAGGATCGGCGGTCTATGATAGTCTCCGGGGCCGCTGGCGCCGTCGCCGGTGCATTCAGCATGACCGTCGGCGAGTTCGTGTCTGTATCCATGCAAAGAGACATTGAAATggaaggaagaaaaacaaagtcAGTCGAGCAGACTGCCATGGCTTCAGCTATTAAAAACTTCACTCCaccgccgccaccgccgccgTCGCCGGCAATACTAGCAGCTGCATCACCACCTCTAGCGTTGTCCGGCCTGTCAGCGGGGAGGTCGCCGATGATGAGAGCAATTGCAGCAGCTAGAAGCAGGGAAGTCGGCAAAGGTGATGATGGAGAGCCGCTGCCAAGCCCGATCAAGGCGGCGGCGGCTTCGGGGCTTGCGTTCATGGCCGGTTCACTGGTGCCGTTCCTGTCGAGCGCTTTCATTAGCCATCATTGGATAAGGCTTTTGGTGCTTGCTATCGTGACATCGGTTGCTCTGGCTGCGTTTGGAGGACTAGGAGCTTATTTGGGTGGGTCTCAGGTGAGGACGTCGGCGATGAGGGTGCTGATCGGAGGGTGGGTCGCAATGGGGGTCACCTACTTGTTGCTTAAGCCCCTGGGTAAAGATCACAAGGATGGATGA
- the LOC105052874 gene encoding calvin cycle protein CP12-3, chloroplastic: protein MASSSSLSLSSPHFPSSSGLRSRSQRDPAEAVVSIQARKWWPGRSGSAAAVAAAVRKRYKGTAMREKKLAEMIEKKVEEAKAACEGEERRGSDGCKVAWDEVEEVSQAMARLRRRLAESDRDPLDAFCQENPETDECRVYDE, encoded by the coding sequence ATGGCGTCCTCgtcctctctctcgctctcttctCCTCACTTTCCTTCTTCAAGCGGCCTCCGATCGCGATCCCAACGAGATCCAGCGGAGGCGGTCGTTTCGATTCAGGCGAGGAAGTGGTGGCCGGGGAGGAGCGGAtcggcggcggcggtggcggcggcggTGAGGAAGAGATACAAGGGGACGGCCATGAGGGAGAAGAAGCTGGCGGAGATGATAGAGAAGAAGGTGGAGGAGGCGAAGGCGGCGTGCGAaggggaggagaggagggggtcggacGGGTGCAAGGTGGCGTgggacgaggtggaggaggtcagTCAGGCCATGGCCCGCCTCCGCCGCCGGCTGGCGGAGAGCGATCGGGACCCCCTCGATGCCTTCTGCCAGGAGAACCCGGAGACCGACGAGTGCCGCGTCTACGACGAGTGA